In Carya illinoinensis cultivar Pawnee chromosome 9, C.illinoinensisPawnee_v1, whole genome shotgun sequence, the following are encoded in one genomic region:
- the LOC122276607 gene encoding espin-like yields the protein MSMRYQRVSSPDGVALSNGKKPNINGRILNPTTNTTRTNVNGTSCSTLETKGFRFRSPSRTTQDHINTFEAAPTSPQSDNHHHHQQLHDPPSAAKNHQTQNPKRDRSPSPCASASPCPGRGAGGVNGDMLLQWGQRKKARVSRTEIRVLTDDSASSSSSSAAIKAQRRLAPVTTMPPPPPPPLPFSSASTPNAPTRPRREASAFLSNRNLEERSGSGANGSPSRNGGSGGRVLPRSMAGKRSPPPEKLDRKMHPYSGSAKDEKEKPNGSCDHLDSANQAHSEQEAGPTNTAAPLIGGGGEKVNAEVTEWPRIYLALSRKEKEDDFLAMKGTKLSQRPKKRAKNIDKALQYCFPGMWLSDLTRNRYEVREKKCVKKQKRRGLKGMESLDSESE from the exons ATGTCGATGAG ATATCAGAGAGTAAGCAGCCCAGATGGCGTTGCTTTGAGCAATGGGAAGAAGCCCAACATCAATGGCAGAATTCTCAACCCGACTACCAATACCACCAGAACAAATGTGAATGGCACCAGTTGTTCTACTTTGGAAACCAAAGGCTTCAGGTTCAGATCCCCATCTAGAACAACCCAAGACCATATCAACACTTTCGAAGCTGCACCCACTTCTCCCCAGTCTGataaccaccaccaccaccagcaGCTCCATGATCCCCCATCAGCAGCGAagaaccaccagacccagaacCCGAAGCGCGACAGGAGTCCAAGTCCCTGTGCGAGTGCGAGTCCCTGCCCGGGCCGGGGTGCCGGCGGTGTTAATGGAGACATGTTACTGCAGTGGGGCCAGAGAAAGAAAGCAAGAGTCTCAAGAACCGAGATCCGGGTGCTAACTGATGACTCGGCATCATCGTCGTCGTCGTCTGCTGCTATCAAGGCCCAAAGGAGACTCGCACCCGTCACAACGATGCCGCCCCCGCCGCCTCCGCCACTGCCCTTTTCTTCCGCTTCTACTCCTAACGCCCCTACCAGACCCAGAAGGGAAGCTTCTGCCTTTCTTTCCAACAG GAATTTGGAGGAGCGATCTGGTTCTGGAGCAAACGGGTCACCATCCAGAAACGGTGGCAGCGGTGGCCGAGTGTTGCCGAGATCTATGGCCGGAAAACGATCTCCTCCTCCGGAGAAACTTGACAGAAAGATGCATCCTTATTCTGGGTCTGCAAAAGATGAGAAGGAGAAGCCAAATGGATCCTGTGATCATCTTGATTCTGCTAATCAAGCACACTCAGAGCAGGAAGCTGGGCCTACTAACACTGCTGCTCCATTgattggaggaggaggagaaaagGTGAATGCTGAAGTGACTGAGTGGCCCAGGATTTACCTTGCTCTGTCGAGAAAGGAGAAAGAAGATGATTTCCTTGCAATGAAAGGCACAAAACTCTCTCAGAGACCCAAGAAAAGAGCCAAGAACATTGATAAAGCTCTCCAG TATTGTTTTCCAGGGATGTGGCTGTCTGACTTGACAAGGAATCGATATGAGGTTAGGGAGAAGAAATGTGTGAAGAAG CAAAAGCGAAGGGGTCTGAAAGGAATGGAGAGCTTGGACAGTGAATCTGAGTAG
- the LOC122277613 gene encoding actin-related protein 2/3 complex subunit 2A-like, with amino-acid sequence MILLQSHSRFLLQTLQNRVQNLEKGVELDYHWVEFHDVRYHIQVSMKNSHVLLLSVSLPTPPPDAIFFGGLPFGAIEAIKAAYGVVVQILDPPRDGFNLTLKLNLSKLPPDEEYRHALLVKIASVRETVLGAPLRVILKQLASRTVASNMDRLVAILHRPNESFFLLPRIEKVTVVFPMRFKDSIDIVLATSFLQEFVEARRTTGLHNAPSCLWSASAPLELKGAPAEALLANAGFVTFVIFPRHVEGKKLDRTVWSLSTFHAYVSYHVKCSEGFMHTRMRRRVESLIQALDRAKPELESPKKKVQSRSFKRLSLNEARTNSES; translated from the exons ATGATACTTCTGCAATCTCATTCAAGATTTCTCCTTCAGACCTTGCAAAATCGAGTTCAGAA TCTTGAAAAAGGAGTTGAATTGGATTACCACTGGGTCGAGTTTCATGATGTTCGCTACCATATTCAG GTGTCAATGAAGAATTCACACGTCTTGCTGCTGTCAGTGTCATTACCTACCCCTCCCCCAGATGCCATCTTCTTTGGTGGACTTCCTTTTGGAGCTATTGAAGCAATAAAAGCTGCATATGGTGTGGTTGTACAAATTCTTGATCCTCCGAGGGATGGATTTAATCTCACTTTGAAACTGAATTTGTCCAAACTTCCTCCAGATGAAG AGTACAGACATGCTCTTTTGGTTAAGATTGCATCTGTGAGGGAAACGGTCCTTGGTGCTCCGTTGAGAGTAATTCTAAAACAACTTGCTTCAAGGACTGTTGCTTCTAATATGGACCGGCTTGTTGCCATTCTGCATAGGCCAAATGagtcttttttccttcttcctcgG ATAGAAAAGGTGACAGTGGTGTTTCCTATGAGATTTAAAGACTCCATAGATATTGTTCTTGCCACTTCCTTCCTGCAg GAGTTTGTGGAAGCAAGGCGTACAACTGGACTTCATAATGCTCCTTCTTGTTTGTGGTCTGCATCTGCTCCTCTAGAACTGAAGGGAGCTCCGGCTGAAGCATTATTGGCAAATGCAGGATTCGTTACATTTG TTATCTTCCCTCGACATGTAGAAGGCAAAAAGCTGGACCGTACAGTTTGGAGTTTATCTACGTTTCACGCTTATGTTAGTTATCATGTTAAA TGCTCTGAGGGTTTTATGCATACAAGGATGCGACGTCGCGTGGAATCTTTGATTCAG GCTCTTGATCGTGCCAAGCCCGAGTTGGAGAGTCCAAAGAAAAAAGTGCAAAGCAGATCCTTCAAACGACTG AGCCTCAATGAAGCAAGGACCaattcagagtcatag